Proteins from a single region of Bdellovibrio bacteriovorus:
- a CDS encoding 30S ribosomal protein S1, with translation MTKQLNKAELEKQKVLAFLDAEDSKIPANPGILNAKSGKGEFEDLFNASMKEQDFKVGDVVTGTVVEVQSDYVLVDINYKSEGLIAINEFRIVDGVREVKAGDKVEVLIDRIENENGMIVLSKDKADMLRAWTDISKAAENEEVIEGTVVAKVKGGLSVDIGVKAFLPGSQIDLRPVRNMDVYLGKKFKFKVIKFNKKRGNIVLSRRALLEEERDSLRSQTLDTMAEGSIVTGVVKNITDYGAFIDLGGMDGLLHITDMSWGRVKHPSEMLNVGDEIQVKVLKYDKEKERVSLGMKQLTTDPWEAVKATYPPGTKLKGKVVSLAEYGAFVELGEGIEGLIHVSEMSWTKRVKHPSQIVTVDQEVEVVVLEVDTENRRISLGMKQLQANPWVELKESYAPGTIIEGEVKSVTDFGIFIGIEEGIDGLVHISDFSWTKRVNHPSEMFTKGTKVRAVVLGVDIENERFSLGIKQLESDPWSNIENKYAIGTQHDVKVTKTADFGAFVELESDIEGLIHISELTTDKIGAVEEFIKPGQSIKAEVISIDKDARKIGLSAKLVKLRESKADVDDYVKKATATSKSTFGDLFADQLKNVKTDGKQ, from the coding sequence ATGACTAAACAATTAAACAAGGCCGAGCTTGAGAAACAGAAAGTTCTAGCTTTCTTGGATGCAGAAGATTCTAAAATCCCTGCTAATCCTGGCATCTTGAATGCTAAATCTGGAAAAGGTGAATTCGAAGACCTTTTCAATGCTTCCATGAAAGAGCAAGACTTCAAAGTCGGCGACGTTGTTACTGGTACAGTAGTAGAAGTTCAATCTGACTATGTCCTAGTAGACATCAACTACAAATCTGAAGGCCTTATCGCTATCAATGAATTCCGTATCGTAGACGGCGTTCGTGAAGTGAAAGCTGGAGACAAAGTAGAAGTTTTGATCGATCGTATTGAAAATGAGAACGGCATGATCGTTCTTTCTAAAGATAAAGCAGACATGCTACGTGCATGGACTGACATCTCTAAAGCAGCAGAAAACGAAGAAGTTATCGAAGGTACTGTTGTTGCTAAAGTTAAAGGTGGCTTGAGCGTTGATATCGGCGTTAAAGCATTCTTACCTGGATCTCAAATCGATCTACGTCCGGTTCGCAACATGGACGTTTACTTGGGCAAGAAATTCAAATTCAAAGTTATCAAGTTCAACAAAAAGCGTGGCAACATCGTTCTTTCTCGCCGTGCGCTTCTTGAAGAAGAGCGTGATTCTTTACGTTCACAAACTTTGGACACTATGGCTGAAGGTTCCATCGTTACGGGTGTTGTTAAAAACATCACGGACTACGGAGCATTCATTGACCTTGGTGGTATGGACGGATTGTTACACATCACAGATATGTCTTGGGGCCGCGTAAAACATCCTTCAGAAATGTTGAATGTGGGCGACGAAATCCAAGTTAAAGTTCTTAAATACGACAAAGAAAAAGAACGCGTTTCTTTGGGTATGAAACAATTGACTACGGATCCTTGGGAAGCTGTTAAAGCGACTTACCCTCCAGGAACTAAACTTAAAGGAAAAGTCGTCTCTCTTGCTGAGTACGGCGCATTCGTTGAGCTTGGTGAAGGTATTGAAGGTTTGATCCACGTTTCTGAAATGTCTTGGACTAAACGTGTAAAACACCCTTCTCAAATCGTCACTGTAGATCAAGAAGTAGAAGTTGTAGTTCTAGAAGTAGACACTGAAAACCGCCGCATCAGCTTGGGTATGAAACAGCTTCAAGCAAATCCATGGGTTGAGTTGAAAGAGTCTTACGCTCCAGGAACTATCATTGAAGGCGAAGTGAAATCTGTTACAGATTTCGGTATCTTCATCGGTATCGAAGAAGGCATCGACGGCCTTGTTCACATCTCTGACTTCTCTTGGACTAAACGTGTAAATCACCCAAGCGAAATGTTCACTAAAGGAACAAAAGTTCGCGCGGTTGTTTTGGGCGTAGACATTGAAAATGAACGCTTCTCTTTGGGTATCAAACAACTTGAGTCTGACCCTTGGTCAAACATCGAGAACAAATACGCTATCGGTACACAACACGATGTTAAAGTAACTAAAACAGCTGATTTTGGTGCTTTCGTTGAGCTTGAGTCTGATATCGAAGGTTTGATCCATATCTCTGAACTGACTACTGACAAAATCGGCGCCGTAGAGGAATTCATTAAGCCAGGTCAATCGATCAAAGCTGAAGTGATCTCTATCGACAAAGACGCTCGTAAAATCGGCTTGTCTGCTAAACTTGTGAAACTTCGCGAGTCAAAAGCGGACGTTGATGATTACGTTAAAAAAGCGACAGCAACTTCTAAGTCTACTTTCGGTGACTTGTTTGCTGACCAGCTTAAAAACGTAAAAACGGACGGTAAGCAGTAA